In Terriglobus aquaticus, the genomic window TCGCGTCGCCGTTGCGCACGGTGGAGTCGCCCACCAGGAACAGCGTTGGGAGCGCCGGGTTCGCGGCCTCCGGCAGCGGCGGTCGCGAAGTTGCGCCAGGGTCGGTGCTCTGCGGTGCCGCCTGGGGCGCGGTCGTGGCCGGCGTGGTCGGTTGCTGCTGCACGGCAGCGGGCGCGACGAGCGTGATGGCCAGAAGAGATGCGAGAAACGACGGCATGCCGACCACGCTAGTTCCTTTACGGAAACAATGTCAATCGACGAACATGCGCCAGTCTGGGTATGCTGCTAGGCGAACTTCGAGGTGTCGTTTATGGTTTTCCGGTCCCGGTTCGTGCTGGCGTGCGGTGTGGTTCTTTTTGCGATGGGCGGCGCTGCCGCGGCACAGACGTTTGTGTGCGGCAAGGCCCGCGGGGCTGAGCGCCCGCTGACCGCAGCTACGCGTTACGCGTCCGGTTCCGCCGGCTTCGACCTGGTTGCTTCACCTACGGTGCAGAACGGTGCGTGTAGCGCGACCGGTTCGTTTTACTTCTCCGCTCCGCTCGCAGAGGGCAACTACCGCGTCGAGGTGGAACTGGGCGGTCCCGAGGCAGCGGTCACCACCGTGAAGGCCGAGGCACGCCGGCTAATGCTGCTGAATGTGCACACGGCGGCCGGGGCGCACACCGTCGAGCGCTTTGCCGTGAACATCCGCACGACGGCCCTGCCCGGCGGTGGCAACGTTCGCATCAAGCCGCGCGAAGTAGGCAGCCTGCGCTGGGATGACAAGCTGACATTGGAGTTCGCGGGGACGCATCCCAGCGTGCGCCGCATCACCGTCACGCCCGCGCCGTCGATCCCGACCGTGTACTTGGCCGGGGATTCCACTGTGGTCGATCAGGACAAAGAACCATGGGCTGCGTGGGGGCAGGTCTTGCCGCTGTTCTTCACCGACGCCATTGCGGTGGCCAACCATGCGGAGTCGGGAGAGACCATCGCGTCGTCTGAAAGCGAACTTCGATTCCAGAAGATCTTCTCCACGCTGCGGCGCGGCGACTACCTGTTTATGCAGTTCGGCCACAACGATCAGAAGCCCGGCAAAGGCTATGTGCCGGCGGCCACTACCTACAGCGATCTGACGCGCAAGTATGTCGCCATGGCCCGCGAACGTGGCGCCACGCCGGTACTGGTGACCAGCATGAACCGGCGCACCTTCGACAGCGACGGTCACATCACGGACACGCTTGCGCCGTACCCGCAAACCGTACGCTCCCTCGCGGAAGAAACGCACAGCACGCTCATCGACCTGAACGCCTGCAGCAAAACGCTGTACGAGGCGGTGTGCGAACCTCACTCGCGTGAGCTCTTTGTCTACGCTCCCGCCAACACCTACCCGGACCAGCCCGAGGCGTTGCACGACGACACGCATTTCAACAGCTTTGGAGCCTACGAGCTGGCGCGGTGCGTGGTGCGTGGCATCCAGCAGTCGGATCTGCCGCTACGAAAATCGCTTCGATCGGGAGTTGCAGTCTTCGATCCCGCACACCCCGACGCACCTTCTGCGGCTACGATCCCCGCAAGTCCCGCAGTTGCAGTACAGACGCCGTACGGCCGGTGACGGCGAAGGGCTGCGGAGGTGGCAGTAGCAATCACTTCAGCGGTCCCGCGAGCCGCCGGATTCAAATGAGAACAGGTTTCATTTGACACACGTTGATTCGTTCCACTAGCATCCGGCTCGTTTCCGTTGAAACGTTTCAGGAGTCTCCAGCGATGAACCCCTTCCAGTCTGTTTCCGCGCGCCGCACCGGCATGCGCTCCCTGTGTTTGTCGGCCGTGTTGCTTGCGCCCGCCGCCGCGCCTCTGCTCTTCAGCCCCGCCGCCCTCGCGCAAACCGGTGGCCAGGCCGGCATCCAGGGCACGGTCACCGACCTGTCCGGCGCTGTCATTCCCAATGCCACCGTGACGATCACCAACCAGGAAACCAAGGTGGTGACCACCAAAACCAGTTCGGGCGCCGGCCTGTTTGAGGCGGCACCGCTGATTCCAGGCACGTACACAGTCGAGGTCACGGCGCAGGGCTTCCAAACCTTTCGCCAGGAAAACCTGACCATCGACGCCCTGCGGCTTACGGGACTCAACCCCAAGCTCACCATTGGCAGCACCGATCAGACCGTCACGGTGACCGCGGCTCCGCCCGCGCTGGAGACAACCAACGCGACGCTCGGCGGCACCATCGAGAACGACGTTTACGAGTCGCTACCTGTACCGCAGAACGGCCAGCAGCGCGACCCCACGGCGTTTGCCACGCTGCTGCCTGGCGCGCAGGGTGGAGCTCGCGCGCCGATCATCGGCGGCACCGGAAACTACCTTGCGGAGCTCTCCGTCGATGGCCTTCCGCTGACCACCATCAACCAGCAGGGCGACAATCGCACCGTTCTCAACTCGATCCCGATCGAAGCCATCGATCAGTTCCAGGTGCTCACCAGCACGCCGCCTGTTGAGTACCAGGGCGCGGGCCTGCTGAACTTCACCCTCAAGTCGGGCACCGCGCAGTACCACGGCCTCGCTGCAGCCTTCTTCCGCAACACCGCGTTTGACACCTGGGGCTATACGCCGAAGTTCGCCACCGGTCGTGATGCGAATGGCAACGTGACTCCTGCCCGCAAGCCTTACGAGAACCAGAACGAGATCGTCGGCTCCGCAGGCGGACCCATCCCGTTCCTGAAGAAGAAGGGCTTCTTCTTTTTCAGCTATGACCGTTTCCACGGCCGCAACGGCATTACGCCCGGCCTCTTGACGGTTGCGACGAACCAGATGCGCCAGGGCGACTTCAGCCAATTGCTGGCGGCGAACGGCGGCCCCGGCTACGCCATTTACGATCCCACAACGCAAGCGGCTTGCACCGCCAACAGCACGACCGGTGCTTGCCGCTACCAGTTCGGGTACGGCCCGGGTGGCACGCGTGGAGCGGCGGGTAACCCGGTGCGCCTTGGCTCCCCGAACGTGATCCCTGCGAACGAAATCTCTCCGATCGCTGCCTACATGCAGAGCTTTCTGCCGGGCACGATCAACAACAACATCACCAACAACGTGCTGACCGGTGTACCGACCGGCTACGACAACTGGGAGTACGTGGGCAAGCTGGACTTCGACCTCACGTCGAAGCAGCGGCTGTCTACGGCGTTTACGCAGGGCAAGCGCCTGAACGTGCCCTATACCGTTGGTGCGAACCCGACGCTGCCGCTGCCGTACACGAACGGCGCGTTTGCGGACGTGGCGATTCACATCCACACGTTGGAGCATGCGTGGGCGATCTCGGACCGCATGACGAACCAGTTCCGCTTCGGTTACGTGAACATGGGCGGACCGCCAGTGCAGAACGTGACCACGCGCAACTCGGCGTACTCGGCAACCGCGGCCGGCATCACCAACCTGCCGCCGGGCCTGTCGTCAGCCGCATTCCCGGGTGCGGCATTCAGCGGCGCTAATGCGCAGACCACGTGGACGGCGAACGGTGCAAGCGCTGCAACGTACACCAGCGTCTCGCACACCTTTACCGTCAAAGACAACTTCAACTATGTCATCGGTCAGCACAACCTGACTGCCGGCTTTCAGTGGCAGGATCTGGAGATCAACGCCTCCACCTACGACGGTCCTTCGGGCGTTGTGCCCGTCACTTACGCCGTGAACGAGACGGCAAACCTGAACAACGGCGCCTACGCGGCGAACTCCGGCTACTCGTATGCCAGTTTCCTGCTGGGTGCGCCGCAGTCCACCTCGCTGACGATCCAGTCGTTCGGCATCCTGGGCGGTCGGTACAAGCCATTCGCTCCGTACTTCTCGGATAACTGGAAGGTGCGCCCGAACCTGACGCTCGACCTTGGTTTGCGTTGGGACTACCTGCCCACCTACACGGAGGCCAAGGATCGCTGGTCCTTCCTAAATCCGAATCTGACCAACGCGATCACCGGCAACCCGGGCGAGATTCAGTTTGCGGGCGACCATGGCGCCGGTGTCTCGTGCCAGTGCCGTACCCCTGTACACAACTACTTCGGCAACTACGGCCCGCGTGTTGGCTTTGCGTGGCAGGTGCATCCCACCACGGTCTTCCGTGGCGGCGCGTCCATCCTCTACACGCACGGCGGCGGTACTGGCGGCCGTGCGGGTGCGGCCACAGGCGGCGGTCAGCTCGGCTACTCGTCGAACCCCAGCTTCCAGGATTCAACGAACGGCCCTGCCTTCTACCTGAACAACAGCCCGTACTTCCAGCAGATCGGCCTGGCAAACACCCGCTTTGGCGGACCGACCTACAACCTGCCCACGCCGCTGGGACCGGTTGCTGCGGCGCAAACGCTGAACACGGGCAACTACCTGAGCAACGGCGCCTACGTTGCACCGGGTGGCGTGACCTACGTGGACCCGTACCTTTCGGGCCGTGCGCCGACGGTCTACTCTTTCAACTTCGGCTTCCAGCAGGCGCTCAGCAACAGCCTGACGGTCACCGCGAACTACGCCGGCACCATCGCGCACTTCCTGCTGACCGGCGGATCCAACGCGCGCGGCTACTGGGCCAACCAGATGAATCCCGTCTACACGGCGGCTCTGGGCCCACTGCTCGCCAGCGACAACAAGACGCCGCTGCTGAACGCACCGGCAACCGCGGCCAATCTTGCTATCGCAACTCGTGCCGTCCCGGGCATCAACGTGCCCGCGGCGATTGCTGCGGCGGCAAACGGTGCGGGCGGCTCCAACATCCGCATGGAGCAGGTGCTGGTCGCCTTCCCGCAGTACGCCTCAACTTCCGGCGGCAACGTCACGGACATCTGGGGTCAGAACGTCGGCAACAACAGCTACAACTCGTTCCAGTTGACGCTGGCGCAGCGGCCCTGGAAGGGGCTCAGCTACACGCTCAATTGGACGTTCTCGCGCAACATCGGCGATGACGGCACCTTCCGTAGCGGCTTCGACATTCCGGCAGCAGCGGTGAGCAACGGCAAGAACTGGAAAGCCGATCGCATCGAGCGCGGCCTGACGACCGTAAACACGCCGGAGAACCTGGCCCTCTACGGCTACTGGGATCTGCCGTTTGGCAAGAACAAGTACTTCGACGGCAACCGTGTCGCCAGCGCGCTGCTCGGTGGATTCCAGTTCTCTGAAATCTTCCGCTACACGTCGGGCACGCCTGTGGCGGTCACGTGGGCCTGCTCACCCACCGGCGTGGCGGGTGTGAACCCCGGCAACGGCCAGTGCATGCCGGACCTGAACCCGAACTACAACCCGAAGTCCGCGCGCATCAACGGCAGCTTCGGCTCTGGCATCAGCGGGCAGAACCTGTCGGCGGTCAAGTACATCGACAGCAACGCATTCCAGACGCCGCCGCAGTTGAATACCAGCGGCTCGGGCATCTACCAGATCGGCGGTGCGCCGCGAACGGCTCCCTTCAACCTGCGGAATCCAAGCAGCTATAACCTGGACGCTTCGCTCAAGCGCAGCTTCCCGCTGGTGGGCGAGCGCACCAAGCTGACGCTGCAGGCCGACGCCTTCAACGTGCTCAACAACACCGTCTTCGGCAACCTGAACGCAAGCTGGCCTTCCACCAGCTTCGGTACCGTGTCGAACGTGGCCAACACCTCGCGGCGCTGGCAGTTCTCAGGTCGCGTAACTTTCTAACCCCGGTCAGACCGGCAACCGCAAGCGAGGCCTCAGCGCAGACCGTCTGAGGCCTTCTTGCATCTCCCAACCGATCGCCTTGAGGAACTGCTTGTGCCGACGTGCACGCAATGCCTTGCAACCCTGACCTTCGCGATGGCAGTCACGGCGCCGCAGGCGCAGACCGCAACGCAGGCTCCGGCTTGGCTGCGGCTGACCATGCCGACAGCCTCCACGGTTGCGTCCGAATGGATCACACCGCCACCGCAGTATGGTCCGGAGCCGTACTACGGCCTGGCCGGTGCGGCGGGCACCGTCACGCTGGATACGGTTGGCCATGATCTGGACACCATGCACGCGCTCGGGTTTCGCGCCGTTACGCTGCAGTGGAGCACAGGAACCGGCACGCAGTATCTTTCGCCGGAGTGGTTCGCTTTCTTCCGACAGGTTGTTGCGGAAGCAAAGCGCCGCGACATGCGCATCTGGATCGTCGATGATGCCGGCTACCCGAGCGGCTTCGCGGGTGGCCGCTTCACGCGCGAGCACCCCGAGCTGCGCATGCAGGCGCTGGTTGCAACTCGCACGGAGATACGCCCGGGCACCAGCTTCGACGCGCCAATCCCTGCGAACCTCGTGGCCATCTCCGCCGTCTCCGATGCCGGTGAGACCCAGACCGTTCCGGTGCAGGCTGCGCATGCCCACTGGGCGGCGCCCGCCACCGGAACGTGGACCGTGGTTGCCGTCACGCACGACTTCCGCACGTCACCCACCCGGAGCGACACGAATCCCAGCCGCGCCAAGGATGGTTCTCAGTCGCTCGAAGATTACCTTGACCCTGCTGCCACCGCGCAGTATCTCCAGTTCACGCATGAGGCCTATGCGAAAGCCGTCGGCGATGAGTTCGGCAAGACCATCCTGGGCTTTCGTGGCGATGAACCCGACTACTCCATCGGCGGGCTGCCGTGGACGCCGAAGTTCTTCGATACGTTTCAGCGTGTAAAGGGGTACGACGTACGGCCCTACCTGCCGGCGCTGCTGGCGCGCCGCGATGCGTCGCACGGCCAGCCGGCCGCGACGATCCCCGTTGCGACTCCGCAGCAGCAGCGTGTGCGCGCCGACTACTACGACGTGTTCTCCCGCATGTTTCGGGACGGATTCTTTGCACCGCAAAGTGAGTGGTGTGCAGCCCACGGCCTTGCATACCAGGTCCACCTGAACCATGAGGAACTGCAGATCGACCTGGCTCACAGTGAAGGCGACTACTTCCGCGACTTCGCGCCGGTGCAGATCCCTGGAGTCGATGCCATTTGGCACCAAATCGGGCGCGACACCGTCTCCGACTTTCCGCGATTCGCGTCGTCTGCCGCGCATGTGTACGGCAAGCCGCTGGCCTTTACGGAGAGCTTTGCCGCTTGGAGGCCCGAGCCGGACATTGCGCTCGCCCGCTATGCAATCAACGAGCAGCTCGTGCGCGGAATCAATCTGTTCGAGATGATGTACTACCCGGCGACTCAGACCGGAACGGATCGCGGAGGCCCGCCGGCGTACATGCGCGATGCCGGCTTTCCGGCTCTCGCCTTGTACACGCGCCGGCTCAGCTATGTCTTGGCGCTGGGTCATCCCGCGGCACACGTCGCGCTGCTGCAACCGCGGGAGGCACTCTGGACAGGCGATCACCGCGCGGACGACCTCTTCGTTTCCATGGAGCGCGCGCTCAGTGAGCAGCAGATCGACTTCGACATCGTCGATGAAGACGCCGTGGCGTCGGGCATGCGGCTGGAGCGCGGTAGCTTTGTGTCGCAAAGCGGAAACCGGTATAGCGCTATCCTGGTGCCGCGTGCAGGCCTGCTTCCTTCGGCTGCCGCAGAGCGGTTGCGTCGTTTCGCCGCGGATGGCGGCAAGCTGATCTTCCTGGGCGACAAACCGGCAGGCATGGCGGCCCGCAACTATCGTGATGCGGCTGCCTTTCCGATGGCGTCCTTTGCATCTGCACCTGTGATCGCGGTCGATCTGCCGCCGGTGCCCACGCCTCCGCAGTTCCCACCAGCAACGCCGCCCGCGCCCATGCCCATCTCACCCGAACTTGCGAAAGTGCTGCGCTCTGCCGATCCGCATCCGGCGATGGAGCTTGCGAAACCCGATGCCGCGGTGCGCCTGCTGCATCGCACTCTCGCGGATGCAGACGTTTTCTTGCTCTTCAATGAGTCGTCCACTGAGGTCACGAACAGGGCCGTGCTGCACTCGCCCGGCACGCGCGTGGAGCGGTGGGACGCGGAGACGGCCAGCATCGCAGCCCTGCAGGACGCCAAGCCAGGCGCCAACGGACTCCAGGTGTCCTTGCACCTGGCGCCATACGAGGCAGAATTGCTGGTGGTGCGCCGGTGAGACATTTCCTGCAACAGCATCGCAACTGGATCCTGCGGGGCATCGGTCCCGCAGCGTGTGTGCTGCTCGCTTTGCCATGCAAAGCAGATGCGAAGCGCAGCCCAGACTCGTGCTCCGCTCGCGCCATCACGTTCGATGGCGACTGGCGCTTTCAGCGCGGTGACCAGGACGGTGCGGAGCAGCCCGGCTACACGGACGCGGCATGGCAGACCGTGGCCACGCCGCATGATTGGGCCATCGCCGGCCCGTTTGACGCAGCGAATCCTTCGCGAGGTCAGGGCGCGTTCGCACCCATGGGTGTGGGCTGGTACCGCAAGCACTTCAGCCTGCCGCTGGGCTGCGGCACCCACGCAGTTGTGCAGTTCGACGGCGTGATGGCGAACAGCACGGTCTGGATCAACGGTCACCAGCTCGGACACCGGCCAAGCGGCTACAGCAGTTTCCGTTATGACATGACGGAGTGGCTGCACAAAGATGCCGGCGCGGATAACGTGATCGCGGTTCGGGCCGACAACGCACAGCAGCCCTCGTCGCGCTTTTACCAGGGTGCCGGCATCTACCGCCACGTGCATCTGTTTGTTCTGCCGGCCATGCACATCACCGGCTGGTCCACTGTGGTTCGCACCACTGCTCTGTCTGCCGACAGCGCAACGCTCACCGTGGAGGCCGGGACGCACAACGAGGCAGATCGGCCCGTGGTTGCGCGCGCTCGCATCACCCTGCTGGATCCAGACGGCCGCGTGGCGGCGCAGGCCTTCGCGGGCGACAGCACGCCGGTTCCCGTGGGTGGATCGCCCGTGCTTTCCGCTACACTCACGGTCGCTCATCCGCAGCGCTGGGACCTTGCGCATCCTGCTCTGTATCGGGCTCGTTTCGATCTGCTGGACGGCGATCGCGTTATCCAGATGGAAGAGGTGCCGTTCGGCATTCGCGATGCTCACTTCGAAGCTGCGACCGGATTCTGGCTTAACGGGCGCAACCTGAAGATCAAGGGAGTCGCGCTGCACTCCGACGTTGGCGCGCTCGGCGTGGCGGCACCGCTCTCCCTGTGGGAACACCGTCTGCGTGCCATGCAGAGCATGGGGGTCAACGCGATTCGTACCGCGCACAACGTAGTTGCGCCGGAGTTCCTTGACCTGTGCGACCGGCTCGGCCTGCTGGTCCTCGACGAGTACTTCGACGTTTGGACCGTGGCCAAAAACCCCTTCGACTACCACCTGTACTTTCGCGACTGGTACCTGCGTGACACCCGCGATGGTGTACGCCGCGATCGCAATCATCCCAGCATCATCGCGTGGAGTGCGGGCAACGAGATTCACGATACGCCGCATCCTGAGATTGCTCTTCCTATTCTCAAGTCGCTGGTGGAGGAGTATCACCGGGCCGATCCCACGCGGCCGGTCACGCAGGCACTCTTTCGCCCCAACGTTTCGCACGATTACCAGGACGGCCTAGCCGACTTGCTGGATGTCGTCGGCCAGAACTACCGGCCCAACGAAATCCTTGCTGCTCACGCAGACAAGCCGTCCCGCAAGATTCTGGGAACGGAGAACATCCACGACCGCGCCACATGGCTTGCAGTTCGTGACAATCCACCGTACTCGGGCATGTTCGTGTGGGCCGGTACAGACTACCTCGGCGAAAGCCGCCGCTGGCCCTTGATCGGCGACAGCGAGGGTCTGTTCGATCGCACTGACTGGCCGAAGCCCGATGCGCTGGAGCACGAGAGCTGGTGGGCGGAGCACCCCGTTGTGCACGTGGTTCGGCGGATCGCACCGCAGCCGCTCGCACCCACGGATCCCGGCTATGAGGCAGAGCAATACCGGCCCAGGCAGGTTGTGTTTGCCGACTGGTCGCCGCGCGATCGATCGCCGCACACCGAAGCGGTCGAGGTGTACAGCAACTGCGCCTCGGTGTCGCTGCTGCTGAACGGCAAGATGCTCGAAACCCCAAAGCCCCTGCCTGCCGATGCCGCGCCCCGCACCTGGTCGGTCCCGTTCGCGCCGGGAACGCTGACGGCACGCTGCGTCGATACCGCAGGCACGCTGGACACTTTGAGAACCGCTAACGTTCCCGCTCGCCTTCGCCTCACACTGGAAACACCACCGCCGGGCACCGGCTTTGACCAGGTTGCAATCGTGCGCGTCACGGTTGTGGACCGCAACGGCACACCCGTGCCCGAGGCTGCGCTGCCACTGCACTTCAGCGTCGAGGGCGCGGCCACGCTGCTCGCCACCGACAACGCTGACAACGTGTACAGCGGCCCCTTTCCACAGCCTGATCGCGCAACATTGGACGGCCGCGCCGTCGCGTTTGTGCGGCGAAGCGCAGCGACCGGCCGGGCGCGGCTGCTGGTGCAGGCGAGTGGCTTACCTGTTGCGGTGCTCAACCTCGGCGCGCTTGGTCCGCACTAAACTTCTCGCCGCCTTCCGTGCTGGTGCGGGTCGCTTCTCGCGCTATCTGGCAACCTGCACCTGCGCGCTGCTTACAATTCCTGTAGCCCGCCCCGGCGGAGCAGGGGGAGCGTTCGATGCGACACTGGAAGCGGCTTTGGTGGGCATGTGCATCGTGGACGGGTGTGCTGGCCTGCATGGGGGCGCACGCCCAAAGCAATGTCGAGTTGGGCAAGCTGGGCTGGTATGCCGATCCGGAAGCGCACGTCTTCGCGGGACAGTACTGGATCTATCCGACCTCGTCCGACCCAGGCACCGCACCGCGCCCGGCCAGCGACTTCAACCCGCAGCAGCAGAAGCTGCGCGAAGGGCACGTCATCCATCCCGTGTACCTCTTGCACACATCGCTGGACGCGTTCTCCTCGCCCGACCTGGTGCACTGGACTCGCCACAAGGACGTCCTCGACGTACGCAACGTGCCTTGGGCGGCCTATGCCATCTGGGCGCCCAGCGCGGTCTATCGCAACGGCAAGTACTACCTGTTCTTCGCAGCCAACGACATTCAGAAAACCGACACCTTCGCCGGCGGCATCGGCGTGGCCGTAAGCGACAAGCCCGGTGGGCCGTTCATCGATGCCTTGGGCAAGCCACTCGTCGGCAGGTTTGAGAACGGCGCGCAGCCGATCGATCCCATGGTCTTCCAGGATAGCGACGGCTCCGTGTACCTCTACTACGGCGGCCAGGGGCACTGCAATGTGGCGCGCCTGTCCAGCGACCTGCTGCACGTGATTCCGATGCAGGACGGCACCATGTTCCGGGAGATCACGCCCGCGAACTACGTCGAGGGTCCGTTCATGCTGAAGCGAAACGGCACGTATTACTTTATGTGGTCCGAGGGAGACTGGGGCGATGCCAGCTATGGAGTGGCTTACGCCAGGAGCAAAAGTCCTGAGGGGCCATTCGTGCGTGCGGGCAAGATCTTGACCACCGATCCCAAGGTGGCCAACGGCCCGGGGCACCACTCCGTGTTGCAGATCCCGGGTACGGACGAGTTCTACATCGTCTACCATCGCCACCCACTCGGCACCACCGGCATCAACCAGCGTGTGCTTGCTATCGATCGCATGCGCTTTGACGCCACCGGCAATATTCTGCCGGTCGCGATCACACCGGACGGGGTTCCATCACGACCGCTCGCCCCTCCCGCACGATAGTTGAACGAAATCTTGGTCCCTTCGCGGGAGCGGCTCGTTTACAGTCACACCATGCAATCTGCGTCGTCTCGTTTCGATCCGTGCTCAATCCTCCCTTCGTTTGTGTGGCGTCGCGTCACTCGGAGTGTCGCGCTCCTCTCGATCTCTGCCGCAGTCTTGTCCGGCAGTGTTTCGGTCGCGCAACGGCGCGCTTCAGCAGATCAGCCGGACTATGCACGGCTCGGCAATCCCATCGCCACGCCCGCTCCTGACGCGCAGATCCGAGCGTCGCTGCATGAAGCATCGCCGGATCGCATCCGGCAAAATATCGAGCGGCTCGTCGCCTTCAACAATCGGTCCACGGTGTCGTCGACAGAAACGGACCTGAAGCCGGGCACCGGCGTGCTGGCCGCAGCGGACTGGATCCGGAGCCAGTTTGAGGAGTACAGCAAGGCCTGCGGCGGCTGCCTGGAAGTGAAGGTCGACGAGTTCGTGGAGCAGCCACAGCCCGGCTTCGGCAACAGCAAGCCACGCATCGTGCGGCCCACACCATTGCGCAACGTCTACGCCATCCTGCGGGGCACCGATCCCGTGGCCAGCAAGCGGATGTACCTGGTGACCGGCCACTACGACACGCGCGTAAACGACGTGATGGACACGCACGGCTTTGCGCCAGGCGCAAACGACGACTCCAGCGGAACCGCTGTGAG contains:
- a CDS encoding glycoside hydrolase family 43 protein, encoding MRHWKRLWWACASWTGVLACMGAHAQSNVELGKLGWYADPEAHVFAGQYWIYPTSSDPGTAPRPASDFNPQQQKLREGHVIHPVYLLHTSLDAFSSPDLVHWTRHKDVLDVRNVPWAAYAIWAPSAVYRNGKYYLFFAANDIQKTDTFAGGIGVAVSDKPGGPFIDALGKPLVGRFENGAQPIDPMVFQDSDGSVYLYYGGQGHCNVARLSSDLLHVIPMQDGTMFREITPANYVEGPFMLKRNGTYYFMWSEGDWGDASYGVAYARSKSPEGPFVRAGKILTTDPKVANGPGHHSVLQIPGTDEFYIVYHRHPLGTTGINQRVLAIDRMRFDATGNILPVAITPDGVPSRPLAPPAR